In one window of Vulpes vulpes isolate BD-2025 chromosome 1, VulVul3, whole genome shotgun sequence DNA:
- the RCL1 gene encoding RNA 3'-terminal phosphate cyclase-like protein isoform X3 — MKHPLRIVLRGVTNDQVDPSVDVLKATALPLLKQFGIDGESFELKVVRRGMHPGGGGEVFFSCPVRKVLKPIQLTDPGKIKRIRGTAYSVRVSPQMANRIVDSARSILNKFIPDIYIYTDHMKGINSGKSPGFGLSLVAETTNGTFLSAELASNPQGQGAAVLPEDLGRNCAKLLLEEIYRGGCVDSTNQSLALLLMTLGQQDVSKVLLGPLSPYTIEFLRHLKSFFQIMFKIETKPCGEELKGGDKVLMTCVGVGFSNLSKTLK; from the exons GTTGATGTTCTTAAGGCAACAGCCCTCCCTCTATTGAAGCAGTTTGGAATTGACGGTGAATCATTTGAGCTAAAG GTGGTGCGACGAGGAATgcatcctggaggaggaggggaggtgtTCTTCTCTTGTCCTGTGAGGAAGGTCCTGAAGCCCATTCAGCTCACAGATCCAGGAAAAATCAAGCGAATCAGAGGGACTGC GTACTCTGTGCGTGTGTCTCCGCAGATGGCAAACCGGATTGTGGATTCTGCAAGGAGCATCCTCAACAAGTTTATACCCGATATCTATATTTACACAGACCACATGAAAGGAATCAACTCTGGGAA gtctccaggctttGGGTTGTCACTGGTTGCTGAGACCACCAATGGCACTTTCCTCAGTGCTGAACTGGCCTCCAACCCTCAGGGCCAGGGAGCAGCAGTGCTTCCGGAGGACCTCGGCAGGAACTGTGCCAAGCTGCTGCTCGAAGAAATCTATAGG GGTGGATGTGTGGACTCAACCAACCAAAGCCTGGCTTTGTTGCTCATGACCCTTGGACAGCAGGATGTTTCCAAAGTCCTGCTGGGACCTCTCTCTCCCTACAC gaTAGAGTTTTTGCGACATTTGAAGAGCTTTTTCCAGATTATGTTTAAAATTGAAACCAAGCCATGTGGCGAAGAACTCAAGGGTGGGGATAAAGTGCTGATGACCTGTGTTGGTGTCGGTTTCTCCAACCTTAGCAAGACTCTCAAGTGA
- the RCL1 gene encoding RNA 3'-terminal phosphate cyclase-like protein isoform X4 codes for MKEDIRQGQVETMGWCWLEGLWENEGRRKEGSSDASGQFGYSVRVSPQMANRIVDSARSILNKFIPDIYIYTDHMKGINSGKSPGFGLSLVAETTNGTFLSAELASNPQGQGAAVLPEDLGRNCAKLLLEEIYRGGCVDSTNQSLALLLMTLGQQDVSKVLLGPLSPYTIEFLRHLKSFFQIMFKIETKPCGEELKGGDKVLMTCVGVGFSNLSKTLK; via the exons ATGAAGGAAGACATACGGCAAGGCCAGGTGGAGACCATGGGCTGGTGCTGGCTGGAGGGCCTCTGGGAgaatgagggaaggaggaaggaaggcagttCAGATGCATCTGGACAGTTTGG GTACTCTGTGCGTGTGTCTCCGCAGATGGCAAACCGGATTGTGGATTCTGCAAGGAGCATCCTCAACAAGTTTATACCCGATATCTATATTTACACAGACCACATGAAAGGAATCAACTCTGGGAA gtctccaggctttGGGTTGTCACTGGTTGCTGAGACCACCAATGGCACTTTCCTCAGTGCTGAACTGGCCTCCAACCCTCAGGGCCAGGGAGCAGCAGTGCTTCCGGAGGACCTCGGCAGGAACTGTGCCAAGCTGCTGCTCGAAGAAATCTATAGG GGTGGATGTGTGGACTCAACCAACCAAAGCCTGGCTTTGTTGCTCATGACCCTTGGACAGCAGGATGTTTCCAAAGTCCTGCTGGGACCTCTCTCTCCCTACAC gaTAGAGTTTTTGCGACATTTGAAGAGCTTTTTCCAGATTATGTTTAAAATTGAAACCAAGCCATGTGGCGAAGAACTCAAGGGTGGGGATAAAGTGCTGATGACCTGTGTTGGTGTCGGTTTCTCCAACCTTAGCAAGACTCTCAAGTGA